AATCAATAGCCGGCTTGCATGATGTTTTTAGAACTTATGGTTTTTAGCGCTTATAGTCGCAAATTGGATTGGGGAAGCATCGGTTTGATTGCTTCCTTTTTTAGATTGTGTTAAAAGAAATTTGTCCTTATTTAAGCGCTAGAATCCTCGTTGTAATATCTTGCATTCGTATTCTTGTGAATTTAGTTGAGTTTGTAATTGTGTTATAAGGGTATTTTGTTGATTAAATTTATTACAGATAAATAAATCAAGCGCTGCATAGTGATATTCAGGCCATGTATGTATTGTGAAATGTGATTCTGCTAATATTATCACACCACTGACTCCCCAAGGTTTAAATTCATGGAAATGATGAGTGACAATATTTAGTTTACATTTTTGGGCAACATCAAGCATAATTGATTCAATTGTAGCGATAGATTTTAATTTATTGCTATCACAATGTTTCATCTCTAGTACAATGTGAGTACCAAGTTGTCTGGTCTCAAATTGTTTATTCGTCGGTACATGAATCTTTTCTTGCCCCCGATATTGAAATTTTGTTCCATCACATTGATCACAGCCCGTTTCTATCAATTTCTCTATTGTTAATATGTTTTTTCCATATCCAATGGTCAGCATATGATGACATGATTTGCATTGATAAAATTTCACACGAGGATTAAGTTCTTGGATTCGCATAGTAAGTGCAATTTCTAAGAAAGGCGGTCAGTTGCTATAGTAGGCATCTTTCTCGCCAAAGGAAAATGCACTATGGCCTATACGCAACTGACCGAAACAGAAAGATACCAGATTTTCGGCTTAAAAGAAGCCGGTTTTACACAACGTTTTATTGCAACGTCGCTTAATCGGGCCCCATCAACAATTAGCCGGGAATTGAGACGAAACCGGGAAGCCGAGAAATATGAACCTGAACAAGCTCAGCGTAAAGCATTAGAACGCCGTCATTCTAAGGTAAAAGCCGTAAAAAAACCCCCCCAGGGAATAAAAAAGGGGAAAAAAAAGTTAATTTTGGCAAGATTTTATTCCGGGAACAGTTTGTGGGTTATTTCAAAGGGGAAGGAAAATCCTTTTTCATCAGAAAAAATTTTTTGGTTGATTTTAAAGAATAAAATAAATGGGGGTGTTTTATGGCAAATTCTTGGATAGCGAAAAACCGTATTGGTAACGCTAGAGAACCCAGAGGCCCGAGGAAAAATTAAAAACAGAGTCAGTATTGATTAGCGCCCAAAAATTGTTGATAAAAAGCAGCGTATTGGGGATTGGGAAGGGGATACTATCGTTGGCAAAGATCGTAAAAGTGCCTTATTGACTTTAGTTGAACGAAAATCGTTATTTACGATCATCATTAAACTTGAAGATAAAACAGCAGAAGGTGTTGCCAAAGCGGCGACAAGACATTTATCGATGATAAAACATAAAGTTAAAACAATTACCTTTGATAACGGACTCGAATTTGCCGAACACGAACGGATCGGTAAAAATTTAGAGACAAAAATTTATTTTGCTCATCCGTATTCCCCTTGGGAAAGAGGGATAAATGAGAACATAAATGGATTAATCAGAGATTACTTCCCAAAAGGAACCGATTTTAATAAGGTATCAGAGCGGGAGGTTAACCTTGTGGCAAACCGACTAAATAATCGACCACGTAAGACACGAGATTATAAAACACCGAATGAGTTATTTACAGGAACCCCAACTCATTTACTTCGTTCATTACGGTGTTGCGCTTAATATGCGAATCCAAGGTTCTCCAGTATATATTTTATTGGAGTAAGCACTGTTTTCTGGAATTGTTGAATATGTGTTCTCTGTTACAGAAAGTACATAGAGATCGCTGACATTGCCGATAATACTGCCACCATGATATTGGTTGAATTGTGGATAAATATTCTTGACGAGCAAGTTTTGTTCGTGGAATAATCGTTGTATTTCACGATGTTGTTCCGGTCTTTTTTGTCCAAATGATAATAATATTTCACTATTCTCATTTTTAGCAAAACTAATTGCACGTGATAAGAATAACTTTAGCCCGCTCAAAG
This genomic interval from Xenorhabdus doucetiae contains the following:
- the speD gene encoding adenosylmethionine decarboxylase, whose translation is MLTIGYGKNILTIEKLIETGCDQCDGTKFQYRGQEKIHVPTNKQFETRQLGTHIVLEMKHCDSNKLKSIATIESIMLDVAQKCKLNIVTHHFHEFKPWGVSGVIILAESHFTIHTWPEYHYAALDLFICNKFNQQNTLITQLQTQLNSQEYECKILQRGF